One window of Tachysurus vachellii isolate PV-2020 chromosome 21, HZAU_Pvac_v1, whole genome shotgun sequence genomic DNA carries:
- the ago2 gene encoding protein argonaute-2: protein MYSSGAASGQTMEGLSAHETYLSAPSAPLSPVPQEYVFKPPQRPDFGTMGRTIKLQANFFEMEIPKLEVYHYDIDIKPEKCPRRVNREIVEHMVQHFKTQIFGDRKPVYDGRKNLYTAMPLPIGRDKVELEVTIPGEGKDRSFKVAIKWVSCVSLQALHEALSGRLPSIPFETIQALDVVMRHLPSMRYTPVGRSFFTPSEGCSNPLGGGREVWFGFHQSVRPSLWKMMLNIDVSATAFYKAQPVIEFMCEVLDFKSIDEQQKPLTDSQRVKFTKEIKGLKVEITHCGQMKRKYRVCNVTRRPASHQTFPLQQENGQTIECTVAQYFKDKYKLILRYPHLPCLQVGQEQKHTYLPLEVCNIVAGQRCIKKLTDNQTSTMIRATARSAPDRQDEISKLMRSANFNSDPYVREFGVMVRDEMTEVNGRVLQAPSILYGGRNKAIATPIQGVWDMRNKQFHTGIEIKVWAIACFAPQRQCTELLLKAFTDQLRKISRDAGMPIQGQPCFCKYAQGADSVEPMFKHLKYTYQGLQLVVVILPGKTPVYAEVKRVGDTVLGMATQCVQVKNVQKTTPQTLSNLCLKINVKLGGVNNILLPQGRPLVFQQPVIFLGADVTHPPAGDGKKPSIAAVVGSMDAHPSRYCATVRVQQHRQDIIQDLAAMVRELLIQFYKSTRFKPTRIIYYRDGISEGQFNQVLQHELLAIREACIKLEKDYQPGITFVVVQKRHHTRLFCMDRNERVGKSGNIPAGTTVDTKITHPSEFDFYLCSHAGIQGTSRPSHYHVLWDDNHFTSDELQVLTYQLCHTYVRCTRSVSIPAPAYYAHLVAFRARYHLVDKEHDSAEGSHTSGQSNGRDQQALAKAVQIHQDTLRTMYFA, encoded by the exons ATGTATTCGAGCGGAGCAGCGAGTG GTCAAACAATGGAAGGATTATCAGCTCATGAAACTTATCTGTCCGCTCCATCAGCTCCTCTGTCTCCTGTACCACAAGAGTATGTGTTTAAACCACCTCAGAGGCCAGACTTTGGCACCATGGGTAGGACGATCAAACTGCAGGCCAACTTCTTTGAGATGGAGATTCCCAAACTGGAGGTGTATCATTACGACATTGACATCAAACCTGAGAAGTGCCCACGCAGGGTCAACCG TGAAATCGTCGAGCACATGGTCCAGCACTTTAAAACACAAATCTTTGGTGACCGAAAGCCTGTGTATGATGGACGGAAGAATTTATACACGGCAATGCCCTTGCCTATAGGAAGGGACAAG GTGGAGCTGGAGGTAACTATCCCTGGAGAAGGGAAAGACAGGAGCTTTAAAGTGGCCATAAAGTGGGTTTCCTGTGTTAGTCTTCAAGCTCTTCATGAAGCGTTGTCTGGACGGCTGCCAAGCATCCCTTTTGAGACCATTCAAGCTCTAGATGTGGTCATGAGACATTTGCCCTCCATGAG GTACACACCTGTTGGCCGCTCATTTTTCACACCTTCTGAAGGCTGCTCAAACCCTCTTGGTGGTGGAAGGGAAGTCTGGTTTGGCTTTCATCAGTCTGTTCGTCCATCTCTTTGGAAAATGATGCTTAACATTGATG tatCTGCAACGGCATTCTACAAAGCCCAACCAGTGATCGAGTTTATGTGTGAGGTTTTGGATTTTAAGAGCATCGATGAACAACAGAAGCCCCTAACAGATTCCCAAAGAGTCAAATTCACTAAGGAGATAAAAG GTCTGAAAGTAGAGATCACACACTGCGGGCAGATGAAAAGGAAATACAGAGTTTGCAACGTAACCAGGAGACCAGCCAGCCACCAGAC GTTTCCATTACAGCAGGAGAATGGACAAACTATTGAATGCACTGTGGCACAATACTttaaggataaatacaaactgaTACTTCGATATCCTCATCTCCCATGTTTACAAGTCGGGCAGGAGCAAAAGCACACTTACCTTCCTCTTGAG GTTTGTAACATAGTGGCTGGACAGCGATGCATTAAGAAACTGACAGACAATCAAACCTCCACTATGATTCGTGCCACAGCCAGGTCAGCCCCTGACCGTCAGGACGAAATCAGCAAATTG ATGAGAAGTGCCAACTTTAATAGTGACCCTTATGTGCGAGAGTTTGGGGTCATGGTAAGGGATGAAATGACTGAAGTGAATGGCCGAGTCCTCCAGGCACCATCAATTCTTTATGGAGGACGG AACAAGGCAATAGCAACCCCAATCCAAGGTGTATGGGATATGAGAAACAAGCAATTTCATACTGGTATAGAGATCAAGGTTTGGGCCATCGCCTGCTTTGCTCCACAAAGGCAATGCACTGAACTCTTATTAAA GGCATTTACAGACCAGCTGCGCAAGATTTCTCGTGATGCAGGCATGCCCATTCAAGGCCAGCCCTGCTTCTGTAAGTATGCTCAGGGAGCTGACAGTGTGGAACCCATGTTCAAACACCTGAAGTACACCTACCAAGGCCTGCAGTTAGTCGTGGTCATTCTTCCAGGGAAGACGCCTGTCTATG CGGAGGTGAAGCGTGTCGGGGACACAGTTTTAGGAATGGCCACTCAGTGTGTCCAAGTGAAGAATGTCCAGAAAACCACTCCACAGACATTGTCCAACCTCTGTCTGAAGATCAACGTTAAGCTGGGTGGAGTCAACAACATTCTGCTTCCGCAGGGAAG GCCCCTGGTTTTCCAGCAGCCTGTAATTTTCCTGGGTGCAGATGTAACTCATCCTCCAGCAGGAGATGGAAAGAAGCCCTCCATTGCTGCA GTTGTTGGTAGCATGGATGCCCACCCAAGCCGATACTGTGCCACAGTGCGTGTTCAACAGCACCGCCAAGACATAATTCAGGACTTGGCTGCAATGGTGAGAGAACTGCTGATCCAGTTCTACAAGTCAACCCGCTTCAAACCCACtcgtatcatctactacagagaCGGCATTTCAGAAGGTCAATTCAATCAG GTTCTGCAACATGAGTTACTGGCAATCCGTGAGGCCTGTATAAAGCTAGAGAAGGACTACCAGCCAGGAATCACTTTTGTAGTAGTCCAGAAGAGACACCATACTAGGCTTTTCTGTATGGATAGGAACGAGAGG GTTGGAAAGAGTGGGAACATCCCTGCTGGCACCACAGTTGACACGAAAATCACTCATCCATCAGAATTTGACTTTTACCTTTGCAGCCATGCGGGCATTCAG GGTACGAGCAGGCCATCTCACTATCATGTGTTGTGGGATGACAACCATTTCACTTCAGATGAGCTACAGGTACTCACATACCAACTGTGCCACACCTATGTACGCTGCACCCGCTCTGTTTCCATTCCTGCACCTGCTTACTATGCCCACCTTGTGGCATTCCGAGCACGTTACCACCTGGTAGACAAGGAACACGACAG TGCTGAAGGCAGCCACACATCAGGCCAAAGTAATGGTCGAGATCAGCAGGCCCTGGCTAAAGCTGTGCAGATCCATCAAGACACACTGCGCACCATGTACTTCGCCTGA
- the si:ch211-57n23.1 gene encoding uncharacterized protein si:ch211-57n23.1 gives MAWFLLLLLTVLHSGGSIHVNMEDRDWDWGSGLHELLHSFPAHSPFVTETPEHAANCTQRFWLPPSSPVCWENIAGPEEFEETRLLVLQNRAALHAVTEASGLEEGGDSYEQQAMVDVQGVREDHLSISQTVESMQKVFFNLDAKRKEGDEHDTLIASLKEQITNTGNTINGREEMAALLEQHLFNLERTLNAIQLRLTRLLNQ, from the exons ATGGCATGGTTTCTTCTGCTCCTTCTCACTGTGTTGCACAGTGGAGGCAGCATTCACGTGAACATGGAGGACCGAGACTGGGACTGGGGCTCTGGCCTCCATGAGCTGCTGCACAGCTTCCCTGCTCACAGTCCCTTTGTCACAGAGACACCTGAACATGCAGCAAACTGCACACAACGTTTCTGGCTCCCACCATCCTCTCCTGTGTGCTGGGAAAACATAGCAGGGCCAGAGGAGTTCGAGGAGACACGTCTGCTGGTGCTGCAGAACCGAGCGGCGCTCCATGCTGTGACTGAGGCCAGCGGcctagaggagggaggagactCATATGAGCAGCAGGCCATGGTGGATGTCCAAGGGGTTCGGGAAGATCACCTCAGTATTTCTCAGACTGTAGAATCCATGCAGAAAGTTTTCTTCAACCTGGATGCGAAGAGGAAAGAGGGTGATGAACATGATACTTTAATTGCAAG TTTAAAGGAGCAGATTACAAACACGGGGAACACCATAAATGGCAGGGAAGAAATGGCAGCTCTTTTGGAGCAGCATCTCTTTAATCTCGAGAGGACACTGAATGCCATACAACTTCGACTAACCCGACTACTGAACCAGTAA
- the chrac1 gene encoding chromatin accessibility complex protein 1 has product MENKVERAANGKNVSLPISRVKLIMKSSPDVSCINQDALFLTTKATELFVQHLALTSYNNGSGKQNGTLSYSDLANAVEETEPFQFLTDILPRKILARDYLKSMETMEEEEEEAN; this is encoded by the exons ATGGAGAACAAAGTTGAGCGTGCGGCTAATGGGAAAAACGTCTCTCTCCCTATTTCACGTGTTAAATTAATAATGAAGAGCTCTCCTGATGTCTCTTGTATTAACCAGGACGCCCTTTTCCTAACCACGAAAGCGACG GAGCTTTTTGTTCAGCACTTGGCTTTGACCTCATATAATAATGGCTCAGGAAAACAGAATGGCACCCTGTCCTACAGCGATCTGGCTAATGCTGTGGAGGAGACAGAGCCTTTCCAGTTTCTCACAG aTATTCTTCCAAGGAAAATCTTGGCCAGGGATTATCTGAAGTCCATGGAAAcaatggaagaagaagaagaagaagccaacTGA